A portion of the Rhodococcus pseudokoreensis genome contains these proteins:
- a CDS encoding TVP38/TMEM64 family protein: MKRRLGDRRVIGVAVLAVALVVVALLAPHPSVLQVREWAHSVGPAFPLVFFAVHAVVTVFPFPRTVFTLSAGLLFGAWLGIAIAVLASTLSAVLALYLVRAVGRDVVWQRISNPTIRRVDERIARRGWLAVGSLRLIAFVPFSVVNYCAGVSSIRLVPYVLATVIGVLPGTVGIVVLGDALTGETKPGLLALSAVCIALGIAGLVVDSRRPLDGSGDAVPEPAVDRPAEDESIPQP, translated from the coding sequence GTGAAGAGACGCCTCGGGGACCGCAGGGTGATCGGCGTCGCAGTACTGGCAGTCGCGCTGGTCGTCGTGGCGCTGCTGGCCCCGCATCCGTCCGTGCTGCAGGTGCGGGAATGGGCGCACTCCGTCGGTCCGGCGTTCCCCCTCGTCTTCTTCGCCGTGCACGCGGTGGTGACGGTGTTCCCGTTCCCCCGCACGGTGTTCACGCTCAGCGCCGGATTGCTGTTCGGCGCATGGCTGGGCATCGCGATCGCGGTGCTGGCGTCGACTCTGAGCGCCGTGCTCGCCCTCTACCTGGTGCGTGCCGTGGGCCGGGACGTGGTGTGGCAGCGCATCTCCAACCCGACGATCCGGCGGGTGGACGAGCGGATCGCCCGGCGCGGCTGGCTCGCCGTCGGGTCGCTGCGGCTGATCGCGTTCGTCCCGTTCTCGGTGGTGAACTACTGCGCCGGCGTGTCCTCGATCCGGCTGGTCCCGTACGTGCTGGCCACGGTGATCGGCGTGCTGCCGGGAACCGTCGGCATCGTCGTGCTCGGCGACGCCCTCACCGGGGAGACGAAGCCGGGACTCCTGGCGCTGTCCGCGGTGTGCATCGCCCTCGGCATCGCCGGGCTGGTGGTGGATTCCCGGCGGCCGCTGGACGGGTCCGGCGACGCGGTGCCGGAACCGGCCGTCGACCGCCCCGCCGAGGACGAGTCAATCCCGCAGCCTTGA
- a CDS encoding fatty acyl-AMP ligase, with the protein MPTDFVSHVRAQVAVYGDDRSYVYHREVGRELVAETVTYRELDRDARALAVWLSTRPESAHPVMLLYVDGIDFLRAFLGCLYAGVVAVPAPVPHDARSMQRVATMFADADVHLVLTTSAVAEPLDSWIRESELAATVAATDTAELGDPDHWRLPGLDAGTLAFLQYTSGSTSEPKGVMVTHGNLLHNAAAITDAIGGDDTVTVAGWLPHFHDMGLIGMLLSPLYAGGNLAFMSPMAFLKRPVRWLQLIDRYRADMTLGPNFAYDLVARRIPDDQLAGLDLSSVRVALNGAEPIRPRTLDAVIDRLGPVGFRAGAFLTAYGMAEVTLLATASEVGCAPGYLDVDAAALERHELTPKAGGARLVGSGRPFGCDIRIVDPDTGREQPPGRVGEIWISGGSVAAGYWNRPDETAEKFHATLDGDGPYLRTGDLGVFDDGHLYVTGRLKDLLIVNGRNLYPQDVEEAVRDLHPALTGSAGVVFSLDTGQHERLLVIHEVRTALIDDLTLPALARRIRVCVARTFDVHAPSVVLVDRRGVHRTTSGKVQRRSMRASFLRSRVDAVLHEDIDPAVERLRTTTTAVPA; encoded by the coding sequence GTGCCTACCGATTTCGTGTCACACGTCCGCGCCCAGGTCGCCGTGTACGGCGACGACCGGTCCTACGTCTACCACCGTGAGGTCGGCCGGGAACTCGTCGCCGAGACGGTGACCTACCGCGAACTGGACCGGGACGCCCGCGCGCTGGCGGTGTGGCTGTCGACGCGGCCCGAGTCCGCACACCCGGTGATGCTGCTGTACGTCGACGGAATCGACTTCCTCCGCGCGTTTCTCGGATGCCTCTACGCCGGGGTGGTCGCCGTGCCCGCTCCGGTCCCGCACGACGCGCGCAGCATGCAGCGGGTCGCGACGATGTTCGCGGACGCCGACGTGCACCTCGTGCTCACCACGTCCGCGGTCGCCGAACCGCTCGACAGCTGGATCCGCGAGTCCGAGCTCGCCGCCACCGTCGCCGCCACCGACACCGCCGAACTCGGCGACCCCGACCACTGGCGCCTACCCGGCCTCGACGCAGGCACCCTGGCCTTCCTCCAGTACACGTCCGGTTCCACCAGCGAACCGAAGGGCGTGATGGTGACCCACGGCAACCTGCTGCACAACGCGGCGGCCATCACCGACGCAATCGGTGGCGACGACACGGTGACCGTCGCCGGCTGGCTCCCGCACTTCCACGACATGGGGCTGATCGGCATGCTGCTGTCGCCGCTCTACGCCGGCGGGAACCTCGCGTTCATGTCGCCGATGGCCTTCCTCAAACGGCCGGTGCGCTGGTTGCAGCTGATCGACCGGTACCGCGCCGACATGACCCTCGGCCCGAACTTCGCGTACGACCTCGTCGCCCGCCGGATCCCCGACGACCAACTGGCCGGACTGGACCTGTCCTCGGTGCGGGTGGCCCTGAACGGGGCCGAACCCATCCGGCCCCGCACCCTCGACGCCGTGATCGACCGGCTCGGGCCCGTCGGTTTCCGGGCGGGCGCCTTCCTGACCGCATACGGCATGGCCGAGGTGACGCTGCTCGCCACAGCCAGCGAGGTCGGCTGCGCCCCAGGATATCTCGACGTCGACGCGGCCGCGCTGGAGCGCCACGAACTGACCCCGAAGGCCGGTGGCGCCCGGCTGGTCGGCAGCGGCAGGCCGTTCGGCTGCGACATCCGCATCGTCGACCCGGACACCGGCCGGGAGCAACCGCCCGGCCGGGTCGGGGAGATCTGGATCTCCGGCGGCAGCGTCGCCGCCGGCTACTGGAATCGGCCCGACGAGACCGCGGAGAAGTTCCACGCCACCCTCGACGGCGACGGACCGTACCTGCGCACCGGCGACCTCGGGGTGTTCGACGACGGGCACCTCTACGTCACCGGCCGCCTGAAGGACCTGCTGATCGTCAACGGCCGCAACCTGTACCCGCAGGACGTCGAGGAGGCCGTGCGGGACCTGCATCCGGCGCTCACCGGTTCCGCCGGGGTGGTGTTCTCGCTCGACACCGGGCAGCACGAGCGGCTGCTGGTGATCCACGAGGTCAGGACTGCGCTGATCGACGACCTGACCCTGCCCGCGCTCGCCCGCCGGATCAGGGTCTGCGTCGCCCGGACCTTCGACGTCCACGCGCCGAGCGTGGTGCTGGTCGACCGGCGCGGCGTGCACCGCACCACCAGCGGGAAGGTCCAGCGCAGATCGATGCGCGCCTCGTTCCTCCGGTCCCGCGTCGACGCCGTCCTGCACGAGGACATCGACCCGGCGGTGGAGCGCCTCCGGACCACCACCACCGCCGTGCCCGCCTGA
- a CDS encoding acyl carrier protein, which yields MPVPEQITRRDLAPVIDWLAGRVADHTERPVHDVDPHLPLAELGIESVSAVSLCGEIEDRWDLELDPTVVFDYPTIAEMAVFVVAETALRHRKVS from the coding sequence ATGCCCGTCCCCGAGCAGATCACCCGCCGCGACCTCGCCCCCGTCATCGACTGGCTCGCCGGCCGGGTCGCCGACCACACCGAACGGCCGGTGCACGACGTCGATCCGCACCTCCCCCTCGCCGAGCTGGGAATCGAATCGGTGTCCGCGGTGAGCCTGTGCGGCGAGATCGAGGACCGCTGGGATCTCGAACTCGATCCGACCGTGGTGTTCGACTATCCGACGATCGCCGAGATGGCCGTCTTCGTCGTCGCCGAAACCGCACTGCGGCACCGGAAGGTTTCATGA
- a CDS encoding type I polyketide synthase, which produces MTDVAIVGLDCRFPQAPDAAALWALLMGGGDGITDVPAGRWNADTVFDAAGGPGSVNNRSGGFLADADAFDHDFFGIAPREAAAMDPQQRLLLQSAWRAFEDAALDPRAQAGSNTGVYVGVMANEWSLQMRDLPRITPQLGSGNGYFMTANRVSYQLNLQGPSMAIDTACSSSLVAVHLACAALRSGDCDQALAGGVNLTLTPTVNVFYTQAGLSAPDGRCKPFSGAADGIGRGEGVAVLVLRRLADAQAEGLPIYAVIKGSAVNNDGRSNGITAPNRWAQQQVAEKAYRRAGVTPAQVAFVEAHGTGTVLGDMIEIKALGHVHAVPRPQPCAIGSIKGNLGHTEGAAGVAGLIKAALALHHRVVPPSRGAAEVNPRLRLADNGLQILSEPMPLPGGDVHGAVSSFGLGGTNAHLLLAAAPADDPPAASSGGGVLTVSSNDRKGLARSAAALADDLLARPDAELGRVCWSTNTVKASGRHRLALPAHDRNQAATTLRAAAGDEHLLESLSGAARPVSAGWFFTGQGAQYPEMSRALHENHGAYRRALSDVDERMTPHLGRSVRDVLFDAGEDIHRTEFAQPALFAVEYALARTLGELGIEPAWLIGHSVGEYAAAAHAGVFGLDDACRLIVARGRFMQQLPAGGAMLAVRATPGDVAGLLAGEPAAALAAVNGPRDVVLSGEAGAVDRIGAALTAAGVPVRRLTVSHAFHSPAMAPIRDAFAEVAAGCTYSPPEIPIFSTTRGRLLDVDEPMDATYWTDHITATVRFADAAAAALACDPTHLIEVGPARILLPLTARAHPGSPARHLAPCPGPAATGDELPAIVAALYRDGHDPAWDALYEPGARVRRRLRGYPFATTARFWTPEDAPAAAAQPTEPAAPSVTAEPTVTAETEDTTMDHLIALFREQAAVLAAAAGVPGTVPSAPAASPDTGPGPAAATGDTATRVRAEVARVSGFPAAALTATQTIAGDLGFDSIMITDLFGGLRRAFPGLVVEPDWFTPGRTLGEVIDHVTAHRVPGSPRTVTPVPDPEPAVAPEFRIADFPEVQALDARLTAAEGLGVTNPYFLVNDGITRDTSTIDGAEVLNFSSYNYLGMSGHPAVVSAVQDAVARYGSSCSASRVLSGEKPVHRELEAALAGLLGTDDAMALVSGHATNVTVIGHLLGEGDLVVHDSLAHDSILQGCALSGATRRPFPHNDHAALDALLTSIRSRYRRVLILIEGVYSQDGDIPDLPAMIAVKKKHQAMMMIDEAHSIGVLGATGGGIGEHFGVDRDDVELWSGTTSKALAGCGGYVAGSAELIRFLKYTTPGFVYSVGMTPMNAAASLAAIRQMRAEPEALDRLRRNSRLFLQLAADAGIDTGDSRDTPVIPCIVGDSLRTLALSGALLRRGINVNPILYPAVPENLARLRFFVTSCHTEDQIRSTVAALAEELAALVAAA; this is translated from the coding sequence ATGACCGACGTCGCGATCGTGGGCCTCGACTGCCGCTTCCCGCAGGCCCCCGACGCCGCCGCGTTGTGGGCGCTGCTGATGGGCGGCGGCGACGGCATCACCGACGTCCCCGCCGGACGCTGGAACGCGGACACCGTGTTCGACGCCGCCGGTGGTCCCGGCTCGGTCAACAACCGCAGCGGCGGATTCCTCGCCGACGCGGACGCCTTCGACCACGACTTCTTCGGCATCGCACCCCGCGAGGCCGCCGCGATGGACCCGCAACAGCGGCTTCTGCTGCAGTCGGCGTGGCGGGCGTTCGAGGACGCCGCACTCGATCCGCGGGCCCAGGCCGGTTCGAACACCGGCGTGTACGTCGGTGTCATGGCCAACGAGTGGAGTCTCCAGATGCGCGACCTGCCGCGCATCACTCCGCAACTCGGCAGCGGCAACGGCTATTTCATGACCGCCAACCGGGTGTCCTACCAGCTGAACCTGCAGGGCCCGAGCATGGCGATCGACACCGCCTGCTCGTCGTCGCTCGTCGCGGTCCACCTGGCCTGCGCGGCGCTGCGGTCCGGGGACTGCGACCAGGCCCTCGCCGGGGGCGTCAATCTCACCCTGACCCCCACGGTGAACGTCTTCTACACGCAGGCCGGGCTGTCCGCGCCGGACGGCCGGTGCAAACCGTTCAGCGGGGCCGCCGACGGAATCGGCCGCGGCGAGGGCGTCGCGGTACTGGTGTTGCGCCGGCTCGCGGACGCGCAGGCGGAGGGCCTGCCGATCTACGCCGTCATCAAGGGCAGCGCCGTCAACAACGACGGCCGCAGCAACGGGATCACCGCCCCCAACCGCTGGGCCCAGCAACAGGTCGCCGAAAAGGCGTACCGGCGTGCGGGTGTCACGCCCGCACAGGTCGCGTTCGTCGAGGCGCACGGCACCGGGACGGTGCTCGGCGACATGATCGAGATCAAGGCCCTCGGTCACGTCCACGCGGTGCCCCGCCCGCAGCCGTGCGCAATCGGGTCGATCAAGGGAAATCTCGGTCACACCGAGGGCGCGGCCGGGGTGGCCGGTCTGATCAAGGCAGCCCTGGCGCTGCACCACCGGGTTGTGCCGCCCAGCCGCGGCGCGGCCGAGGTCAACCCGCGACTCCGGTTGGCGGACAACGGTCTTCAGATCCTGTCCGAGCCGATGCCGCTGCCCGGCGGCGACGTGCACGGCGCCGTCAGCAGTTTCGGGCTCGGCGGCACCAACGCGCATCTGCTCCTGGCCGCGGCGCCCGCCGACGACCCGCCCGCGGCGAGCAGCGGCGGCGGTGTGCTCACCGTGTCGTCGAACGACCGGAAAGGCCTCGCCCGCAGCGCCGCCGCCCTGGCCGACGACCTGCTCGCCCGACCCGACGCCGAACTGGGCCGGGTGTGCTGGAGCACCAACACGGTCAAGGCATCCGGGCGTCACCGTCTCGCGCTCCCCGCCCACGACCGGAACCAGGCCGCCACGACACTGCGCGCGGCGGCCGGCGACGAACACCTGCTCGAGTCGCTGTCCGGGGCGGCCCGCCCCGTCAGCGCCGGCTGGTTCTTCACCGGGCAGGGCGCGCAGTACCCGGAAATGTCCCGGGCCCTGCACGAGAACCACGGCGCGTACCGGCGGGCGTTGTCGGACGTGGACGAGCGGATGACGCCGCATCTGGGCCGCTCGGTCCGGGACGTGCTGTTCGATGCCGGCGAAGACATCCACCGCACCGAGTTCGCGCAGCCCGCCCTGTTCGCGGTCGAATACGCGCTGGCCCGGACGCTCGGTGAACTGGGCATCGAGCCGGCGTGGCTGATCGGGCACAGCGTCGGCGAATACGCGGCCGCCGCGCATGCCGGCGTGTTCGGCCTGGACGACGCGTGCCGGCTGATCGTCGCGCGGGGACGGTTCATGCAGCAACTGCCCGCCGGCGGCGCGATGCTGGCGGTACGGGCCACCCCGGGCGACGTCGCCGGCCTGCTCGCCGGCGAACCCGCGGCCGCACTGGCGGCGGTGAACGGGCCGCGGGACGTGGTGCTGTCGGGGGAGGCAGGCGCGGTCGACCGGATCGGCGCCGCGCTGACCGCGGCCGGAGTCCCCGTCCGCCGGCTCACCGTCTCGCACGCCTTCCACTCCCCCGCGATGGCGCCGATCCGGGACGCGTTCGCGGAGGTCGCCGCCGGCTGCACGTACAGCCCGCCGGAGATCCCGATCTTCTCGACCACCCGCGGTCGGCTCCTCGACGTCGACGAACCGATGGACGCGACGTACTGGACCGACCACATCACGGCGACCGTGCGGTTCGCGGACGCCGCCGCGGCCGCGCTGGCCTGCGATCCGACCCACCTGATCGAGGTGGGCCCCGCACGAATCCTGTTGCCGCTGACCGCCCGCGCCCATCCGGGCTCGCCGGCGCGGCACCTGGCGCCGTGCCCCGGCCCGGCCGCCACCGGCGACGAGCTTCCCGCAATCGTCGCCGCCCTGTACCGGGACGGCCACGACCCGGCGTGGGATGCGCTGTACGAGCCGGGCGCCCGGGTCCGCCGGCGACTGCGCGGCTATCCGTTCGCGACCACCGCCCGCTTCTGGACACCCGAGGACGCACCCGCCGCCGCGGCTCAGCCCACCGAACCCGCAGCACCCAGCGTCACAGCCGAACCCACTGTCACTGCAGAGACCGAGGACACCACCATGGACCATCTGATCGCCCTCTTCCGGGAGCAGGCCGCCGTACTCGCTGCCGCCGCCGGGGTCCCCGGGACGGTCCCGTCCGCCCCGGCGGCGTCCCCGGACACCGGGCCGGGTCCCGCGGCGGCGACCGGCGACACCGCGACCCGGGTGCGCGCGGAAGTCGCACGGGTCAGCGGATTCCCCGCGGCCGCGTTGACGGCGACGCAGACGATCGCCGGCGACCTCGGATTCGACTCGATCATGATCACCGACCTGTTCGGCGGGTTGCGCCGCGCCTTCCCCGGGCTCGTCGTCGAACCGGACTGGTTCACACCGGGCCGCACGCTCGGCGAGGTGATCGACCACGTGACGGCGCACCGCGTCCCTGGGTCGCCGCGCACCGTGACGCCCGTCCCGGATCCGGAACCGGCGGTGGCACCCGAGTTCCGCATCGCCGACTTCCCGGAGGTGCAGGCGCTCGACGCACGGCTGACCGCCGCCGAGGGGCTCGGCGTCACCAACCCGTACTTCCTCGTCAACGACGGCATCACCCGGGACACGTCGACGATCGACGGCGCGGAGGTCCTCAACTTCTCCAGCTACAACTACCTCGGCATGTCCGGGCACCCGGCCGTCGTCTCCGCGGTCCAGGACGCCGTCGCCCGCTACGGCAGCTCCTGCTCGGCCAGCCGCGTGCTGTCCGGGGAGAAACCGGTACACCGCGAACTCGAGGCCGCACTGGCCGGGCTGCTGGGAACCGACGACGCCATGGCCCTCGTCAGCGGACACGCCACCAACGTCACCGTCATCGGCCACCTCCTCGGGGAGGGTGACCTCGTCGTCCACGACAGTCTCGCGCACGACAGCATCCTGCAGGGCTGCGCACTGTCCGGCGCCACCCGGCGCCCGTTCCCGCACAACGATCACGCGGCGCTCGATGCCCTGCTCACCTCGATCCGCTCCCGGTACCGGCGGGTCCTCATTCTCATCGAAGGCGTCTACAGCCAGGACGGCGACATCCCGGACCTGCCCGCGATGATCGCGGTGAAGAAGAAGCACCAAGCGATGATGATGATCGACGAGGCCCACAGCATCGGAGTGCTCGGCGCCACCGGCGGCGGCATCGGCGAGCACTTCGGCGTCGACCGCGACGACGTGGAACTGTGGTCGGGCACGACGTCGAAGGCGCTGGCCGGCTGCGGCGGCTACGTCGCCGGCAGCGCCGAACTCATCCGGTTCCTGAAGTACACGACACCCGGCTTCGTCTACAGCGTCGGGATGACCCCGATGAATGCCGCGGCGTCCCTCGCAGCCATCCGGCAGATGCGCGCCGAACCCGAGGCCCTCGACCGGTTGCGTCGCAACTCCCGGCTGTTCCTGCAGCTCGCCGCGGACGCCGGAATCGACACCGGGGACAGCCGGGACACCCCGGTCATCCCCTGCATCGTCGGGGATTCGCTGCGCACCCTCGCGCTGTCGGGCGCGCTGCTCCGGCGCGGCATCAACGTCAACCCGATCCTCTACCCGGCAGTGCCGGAGAACCTCGCGCGGTTGCGCTTCTTCGTCACCTCCTGCCACACCGAGGACCAGATCCGGTCCACCGTGGCGGCTCTCGCCGAGGAACTCGCCGCGCTCGTCGCGGCCGCGTAA
- a CDS encoding thioesterase II family protein, translating to MPLQLFCFPHAGGGPTTYRHWHRALNPHVSVRPVHLPGRGGRAGFTDVESLVAALDSELGEQLTAPHVFFGHSMGALVAYRLACRRRATGRPLPRALLLSGYAAPHLPAPLPPVDDLDDATLIAMLRAAGGVPAGLPDLPEFPAHHLPALRDDLRLCTGYRDAADPPLSCPAHVFGGDADPLVGERELRAWDRHTARLSGVHLLAGDHFYLDHAPEQLFRVLRPLLRRYAAAE from the coding sequence ATGCCGCTCCAGCTGTTCTGCTTCCCGCACGCCGGCGGCGGGCCCACGACGTACCGGCACTGGCACCGCGCCCTGAACCCGCACGTGTCGGTGCGGCCGGTGCACCTGCCCGGGCGCGGAGGCAGGGCCGGGTTCACCGACGTCGAATCCCTCGTCGCCGCACTCGACTCCGAACTCGGCGAACAGCTCACGGCGCCGCACGTGTTCTTCGGGCACAGCATGGGTGCGCTGGTGGCGTACCGGCTCGCGTGCCGTCGACGCGCGACCGGTCGCCCGCTCCCGCGGGCGCTGCTGCTGTCCGGATACGCAGCCCCGCACCTGCCCGCGCCGCTGCCGCCGGTCGACGACCTGGACGACGCGACCCTGATCGCGATGCTGCGCGCCGCCGGGGGTGTTCCCGCCGGCCTCCCGGACCTGCCGGAGTTCCCCGCCCACCATCTTCCCGCGCTGCGGGACGATCTGCGCCTGTGCACCGGCTACCGCGATGCCGCAGACCCGCCCCTCAGCTGCCCGGCGCACGTGTTCGGCGGGGACGCCGACCCGCTGGTCGGCGAGCGGGAACTACGCGCCTGGGATCGGCACACCGCCCGGCTGTCCGGGGTGCACCTCCTGGCGGGCGATCATTTCTACCTCGACCACGCACCCGAACAGCTCTTCCGGGTGCTGCGGCCGTTGCTGCGCCGCTACGCCGCGGCCGAGTAG
- a CDS encoding SPFH domain-containing protein: protein MAALIVLIVLVLFVVLVVAKSVALVPQAEAAVIERLGRYSRTVSGQLTFLIPFADRIRAKVDLRERVVSFPPQPVITQDNLTLNIDTVVYFQVTNPQAAVYEISNYIVGVEQLTTTTLRNVVGGMTLEETLTSRDSINGQLRGVLDEATGRWGLRVARVELKSIDPPPSIQESMEKQMKADREKRATILTAEGHRESAIKTAEGDKQSRILAAEGAKQASILTAEGERQSRILRAQGDRAAKYLQAQGQAKAIEKVFAAIKSGKPTPELLAYQYLQTLPQMAQGDANKVWLVPSDFGDALKGFAKTLGAQGQDGVFRYEPSTTDEDLPKPEDDSEEVADWFETKSDPAIAQAVRAAEVEARQPVDGPGPLTKPGGVDEHAPLYPGGAPGQLPPPVPPHGG from the coding sequence ATGGCAGCACTCATCGTGTTGATCGTGCTCGTGTTGTTCGTTGTGCTGGTGGTGGCCAAATCGGTGGCGCTGGTGCCGCAGGCCGAGGCCGCGGTGATCGAGCGACTCGGCCGGTACTCGCGGACCGTGTCGGGGCAGTTGACGTTCCTGATCCCGTTCGCGGACCGCATCCGGGCCAAGGTGGATCTGCGCGAACGGGTGGTGTCGTTCCCGCCGCAGCCGGTGATCACCCAGGACAACCTGACGCTGAACATCGACACCGTGGTGTATTTCCAGGTCACCAACCCGCAGGCCGCGGTGTACGAGATCAGCAACTACATCGTCGGTGTCGAACAGTTGACCACAACCACGCTGCGCAACGTCGTCGGCGGCATGACGCTGGAGGAGACGCTCACCTCGCGTGACTCCATCAACGGGCAGCTGCGCGGCGTGCTGGACGAGGCCACCGGCCGCTGGGGTCTGCGCGTCGCCCGCGTCGAACTCAAGAGCATCGATCCGCCGCCGTCGATCCAGGAGTCGATGGAGAAGCAGATGAAGGCGGACCGCGAGAAGCGGGCCACCATCCTCACCGCAGAGGGGCACCGGGAGTCGGCCATCAAGACGGCGGAGGGCGACAAGCAGTCCCGCATCCTCGCCGCGGAGGGCGCGAAGCAGGCGTCGATCCTCACCGCCGAGGGTGAGCGGCAGTCCCGGATCCTGCGGGCGCAGGGCGACCGGGCCGCCAAGTACCTGCAGGCGCAGGGCCAGGCGAAGGCGATCGAAAAAGTGTTCGCCGCAATCAAGTCCGGTAAACCCACCCCCGAACTCCTCGCGTACCAGTACCTGCAGACGTTGCCGCAGATGGCGCAGGGCGACGCGAACAAGGTGTGGCTGGTGCCCAGCGACTTCGGTGACGCCCTCAAGGGTTTCGCGAAGACCCTCGGCGCGCAGGGGCAGGACGGGGTGTTCCGGTACGAGCCGTCCACCACGGACGAGGATCTGCCCAAGCCCGAGGACGATTCGGAAGAGGTCGCCGACTGGTTCGAGACCAAGTCCGACCCGGCCATCGCGCAGGCCGTCCGCGCCGCGGAGGTCGAGGCACGGCAGCCCGTCGACGGTCCGGGACCGCTCACCAAGCCCGGCGGCGTCGACGAGCACGCGCCGCTGTACCCGGGGGGAGCGCCCGGGCAGCTGCCGCCGCCCGTCCCCCCGCACGGCGGCTGA
- a CDS encoding NfeD family protein → MAALIWLVAGVLLAAAEALTGDFFLLMLAGGALATAGVTAITDFPVWVDAVIFGVLSLALILGVRPVLLRKFETPPPTPTGIAALTGKQALVLEEVAEHAGQIKLGGDVWTARPLDSTEVYPPGTTVTVMQIDGATAVVWRGP, encoded by the coding sequence GTGGCTGCATTGATTTGGCTGGTAGCGGGGGTGCTGCTCGCCGCCGCGGAAGCGTTGACGGGGGACTTCTTCCTCCTCATGCTGGCGGGCGGTGCGCTGGCCACGGCCGGGGTCACTGCGATCACCGACTTCCCGGTCTGGGTCGACGCGGTGATCTTCGGGGTGCTGTCCCTCGCGCTGATCCTCGGGGTGCGCCCGGTGTTGTTGCGCAAGTTCGAGACACCGCCGCCGACCCCGACGGGCATCGCGGCGCTCACCGGCAAGCAGGCCCTGGTGCTCGAGGAAGTCGCCGAGCACGCGGGGCAGATCAAACTCGGCGGGGACGTGTGGACGGCCCGCCCGCTCGACAGCACGGAAGTGTATCCACCGGGAACGACCGTGACGGTAATGCAAATTGACGGCGCGACCGCCGTCGTATGGAGGGGACCGTAG